The Verrucomicrobiota bacterium sequence TGCCTTTTGATGCGCCGCTGTCCACCGGCGGCTTTTCCCGGGACACTCAAAGCGCTATCTTCATCGAGCGAAGCAGCAACTCTCTCGTGGTTCGAACCACGTTTGAGCAACAGGAGGCGGTTGCCGCTGAGATCAGGCGGCTCGACCGGCGTGAACAGCAAATCCTGATCAAAACCTACGTCGTGGAGGTCACCGACACTAATGGGATCGGCGGCGGCATCGACTGGTCACAGACGCTCGGTCTGGCGCCGGATCAGGGAGCGAAATTCTCGCTTACCGGCAACGTCGGTACCCCCTCCGGGCAAACCATCACCGGGCGCTTGAACCCGGGTGCGTTCTTCACCAACGGGCTCGTCCTGAACCTTTCTGACGTCCAGATCGTCTTGCGGGCGCTGAAGCAGCGGGGACGCGTCAAGAGCAGTAATTCCCCCATGACCGTCGCCAAGAGCGGGATGCCGGTCACGATCCGTTCGGACACCAAACAAACCATCTTCCTGCAGACGCCCGGGACCAACAACTACGGGCCCAGCACCACCCCGTATACGTTTACGACCGGCCTGACCATCGACGTAGTCGCCCGCATCCTGGAAGGCGGCCTTATCGACCTTAACCTGAATCCGACCCTTTCGAGCACGATTGGCACCAGTGACGCGCAGCCTGGCACGACTACCCAGGTGCCGGTCATTTCGACGCGGAGCACGACGGCAAACGTCACGGTAAAAAGCGGCCAGGCGGCCGTCATCGGCGGCATCCTCCAGGATACCGCCAGTTTTAATGCCAACGGTATCCCCGGGCTCGCCAGGATCCCCATCGTCGGTTACCTCTTCAAGTCACACATCAGGTCTAACCAAAGAACCAACCTGATCGTCATCGTCTGCCCGATTATCGTGCCGGCCGCGTTGCACCGCCAGGATCGGGTCGGTGAAAGCGAGCGCAAAATCGTGACCGACGCGTACGATCTGCCCGGGGAGCCGCCACCGTTGCTCCAGGGGACCGCCGATAAGCAATTGCCGGCCGAGCGGTGACCATGGCGATGACCTGAAATGCAATGGCGTGAAAAAGGCTTCTCGCTGGTGGAAGTGCTGGCCTCGGTGCTGGTGCTGGCGTCGGCTTCCGTGGCCATCACGGCCGGGTGGCGTTTGGCCGATTACAAGGAGTTGGCCATGCGCCTGGATGACCGCGCCGGACGCCTCCTCCGCGAGTGTTACGAGATGCAAACGTTCGCCCCGGCGGAGAGTAAGCCGTTCAAGGCCGCCGGTACTCCTAACAACCAGTCGCTGGTGCAGGGATTCCTTTACCATCCCCGGGCGCAGCCGAGCGACCCCGCACAGGATCGCGGCACTTACCTCGACGTGGTGCCTTACACCATTTCCATTAGCCCAGACGGAAAATCGATGGAACTTCGCTACGAGTTACCCGGCTTCGGCCGGATCCGTCAGCAAAGCATGCGCCGGTCCGCCGGCTTCAACCCGCAGCCGCTTGATCCTTGAATCACGATGGATCATCCGCGCCCCACTACCGCCGCTCCTGCTGCTGAACGTGCTTTCACGCTGGTAGAATTGTTAGCTGCCCTGGGAGCGATGGTCGTCGTTCTCGGGGCCGCAACCGGTTTCCTGCTGACCGCACTCCTCCGTGAAAACGCCGTGCTCGAGGCGGAGCGTCTCGAAGCGATGCACGACGATTTGGCCCAGATTATGGTCCGGACCGTCAAAACCGCGGCCGCGTTCCAGATCTATACGGACAAATCCCAATATCATCCGGGCCGGTCGGAGAACGGCGTGCGTACCGGTAACTTCCTGGTATGCGTGAGGACAGACGCGGACGGCACGCAGACCGAATCTGATTTCGAGTTGTCGGGCCAGGGGATCATTTACACAAAAACGGTCGCTGCCGGTACCGCGACGACCAAGACCTATGCGAACGCACGGATCCCGGCCGGGTCCGTCAACCTTTTTAACACAGACCTCGGGATGGTGCAGGCAGCCTGGGAGGTGCAAACCCGGCAGGATCTGGTCCCTTTCCACGTCTGCGCGATGCCCCTGGTCATGCGTTAAAAATCAGCAATCATGCTCAAGCGACGGCAACAACAGGGTTCAGTGTTCATCTACGTCATCGGCGCGGTCGCGATCGCTTCGCTGGTTGCCGCAGGTTATTTGCTTATTGTGGATAACGGCCGGGAAAGGTCCGCCCGCGAAGCTGACTCGGCCGCCCAGGAAATCGATCTCGAGGAAGGCATCCTGGCCATTAAGGAAGCAGTCGAGCAACAAGCGTTGGCGACCGCGCAAATCGACTTGGCAGCCAGCCTTTCGTCCGCTTCCGCCGGGACCGGTTTGCCGGCGACCTTTGATCTGCAAACGACCGACGGTGCGACGGGCCTCGTCACGCTGGCGAACTTTGCCGATAGTTCCTTTCTGCACCGCGCCGCCTCGTTGATGATGTCCGGTGACCCCTTCCTGAGCGCTCGCGCCGATATCCGGACCCTGAGCCTGCGGGCAAAAACCGCTCAGGCCTACCTCCAACCCGCACGCACCTCGAACAAGCAGGTGATGGAAAATCCCGAGATTGATTTGAGGCAGATCCCCCTTTCCGAGTTCACCGTCTACGCCGCAGCCGGGAGCGTGCAGTTAACTTCACGAACCTTTGCTTCCGGC is a genomic window containing:
- a CDS encoding prepilin-type N-terminal cleavage/methylation domain-containing protein, translated to MQWREKGFSLVEVLASVLVLASASVAITAGWRLADYKELAMRLDDRAGRLLRECYEMQTFAPAESKPFKAAGTPNNQSLVQGFLYHPRAQPSDPAQDRGTYLDVVPYTISISPDGKSMELRYELPGFGRIRQQSMRRSAGFNPQPLDP
- a CDS encoding type II secretion system protein; protein product: MDHPRPTTAAPAAERAFTLVELLAALGAMVVVLGAATGFLLTALLRENAVLEAERLEAMHDDLAQIMVRTVKTAAAFQIYTDKSQYHPGRSENGVRTGNFLVCVRTDADGTQTESDFELSGQGIIYTKTVAAGTATTKTYANARIPAGSVNLFNTDLGMVQAAWEVQTRQDLVPFHVCAMPLVMR